The nucleotide sequence CTTCAATAAGACCTGAAATATCAAATAAACCGACGATCTCTCCTTCTTCATCATGGATTGGAGTCGCTGCACATGTCCATTGGTGTGAAGCAACTGAATAATGTTCATTTCCTATAACGGTAATTGGCTCGTCTATGCGAAGAGCTGTACCGATAGCATTTGTGCCAACTTGTTCCTCAGTTCATTGCACACCTTCAGTAAAGTTAATCGTTTTTGCTTTACTAATTGTTGGTCCATCACCGAGCATTTTCAGTACATATCCTTCTCGGTCAATTAATAATGTAATCGCTTGAGAAGGGCTCATGAGTTGATTTAACTTTTGGAGACTTGGGATGGCTGATTCAATTAACAGTTGATTTTTTTGTTTTTGTTTCATTAGTTCATTCTGAGTGAGGATTGTCTTCCCAACCCCATCAAATGGATTGACAATTGCATGTCGGCAGTGGTACCACGATTCTTCTATTCGGTTATTGATCCGGTTTGTATCAAGTACACCTTCTGTGACAAAACGTTTCCAAACATCTTTCTTGAGTGGTTGATTTAACACTATTTCACCTCTTTTAACCTTGTAATCTTATCAATTATCTTACTATGACAAGGTATAAAGTGAAAAGGTACATGAAAAACAAAAGGGCAAGAAATTTATCGAATAAAGGCGAATGAAATAGACCTTTTGTAGGATCTCCTCATATGGTATTAAGAATAATTAACATGGGGGGCTACAAATGAAGATTTCACGCTTGTTGACAATTATTGTAATAGCGGCATTTCTGTTTTCTGGACTTGCTGTGACGTTTCTATTATTTTTTCATTTTAGTTTTGACGAAAGTAATGAGTTGAAGGATATTCGGAATGAAACTGTAGAGCTTGGCAATAAACTGGCCAACGCCTCTGAATATTTAACAAGAGAAGCGCGTTTGTATGCAGTTACAGGTGATAAAGAGCATGTGGATAACTATTGGAAGGAAGTCAATGAAACAAAAACAACAGACCACGTTGTTCAGCGTTTAAAGGAGTTAGGTGCTAAGCCAGAAGAGTTAGCTTTAATTGAGGAAGCAAAAAATAACTCTGATGCCTTAGTGAAGGTAGAAGAACAAGCAATGGAAGCAGTGATGTCAGGGGATATGGCTCTAGCTCAACAGCTTATGTTTGGAAATATATATAATGAAAGTGTAAAGAGCATTATGGAGCCGATTCATCAATTTCAAAACCAAGTTCACGAGCGAACAAATAAAGAATCTGCACAAGCGTTAGCGCAGGCTGAAGCTCAGTTATTTGCTGTTATAGGTAGTATTCTGATGTTAATTCTCATTGTCTTAGGTTCGTCTTTCGTTTTAATTAAGCGTTTGAAGCCGATTGGTGAAGTTGCGAAAGCGATGGAAGAAGTAGCGGGCGGAAACTTTGCAATTCATGAATTGGATATTAAGACAAATGATGAGATTGGTATGCTGTCACAAGCGTTGAACAAGATGATTAGAGACTTAAGCAACATAGTAACAAGTGTGTATGATTCGTCGCACCGTGTTGCAGCCGCTTCTGAACAACTAACAGCAAGTTCCCAACAGTCTACTTCTGCGGCTGAACAAATGGCGAAGATTGCAAATGAATCCTCACGTGGAGCAGCACAGCAGCTAACGAATGTGAAGGAAGTATCTTCTTCAATGGATGAAATGTCAAGCGGCCTTCAGCAAATTGCTGAAAGCACAGAGGGTATGCTTTATTCATCGGAAAAAGCTTCTACCTCTTCGAAGAATGGGTCACAATCTATTCATTCTGTCGTGAAACAAATGAATGATATCAGTACCTCCGTTCGCAATACGTCTATGATCATTGAAAAATTAGGTGTGCACTCTAATGAGATCGGCCAAATTACAGAATTAATCACTGATATTGCTGATCAAACTAACTTACTAGCATTAAATGCCGCAATTGAAGCAGCTCGAGCTGGTGAATATGGAAAGGGTTTTGCCGTTGTTGCTGATGAAGTACGA is from Bacillus tianshenii and encodes:
- a CDS encoding methyl-accepting chemotaxis protein, encoding MKISRLLTIIVIAAFLFSGLAVTFLLFFHFSFDESNELKDIRNETVELGNKLANASEYLTREARLYAVTGDKEHVDNYWKEVNETKTTDHVVQRLKELGAKPEELALIEEAKNNSDALVKVEEQAMEAVMSGDMALAQQLMFGNIYNESVKSIMEPIHQFQNQVHERTNKESAQALAQAEAQLFAVIGSILMLILIVLGSSFVLIKRLKPIGEVAKAMEEVAGGNFAIHELDIKTNDEIGMLSQALNKMIRDLSNIVTSVYDSSHRVAAASEQLTASSQQSTSAAEQMAKIANESSRGAAQQLTNVKEVSSSMDEMSSGLQQIAESTEGMLYSSEKASTSSKNGSQSIHSVVKQMNDISTSVRNTSMIIEKLGVHSNEIGQITELITDIADQTNLLALNAAIEAARAGEYGKGFAVVADEVRKLAEESKKSTDKITNIITSIQNETEAAVRSMDQGNNKVQTGLTLTSNAEGSFKEIEQSIEDVIGRVQTVSAAIEEINAVSEDIVRAVSQVKEIAETSSSSSYEAASASEQQLASMEEITSSAESLSALANELQTLMSQFKLRGSEHE